One Pelobates fuscus isolate aPelFus1 chromosome 8, aPelFus1.pri, whole genome shotgun sequence genomic window carries:
- the LOC134571182 gene encoding tubulin alpha-1A chain-like: protein MRECISVHVGQAGVQIGNACWELYCLEHGIQPDGQMPSDKTIGGGDDSFNTFFSETGAGKHVPRAVFVDLEPTVIDEVRTGTYRQLFHPEQLITGKEDAANNYARGHYTIGKEIIDLVLDRIRKLADQCTGLQGFLIFHSFGGGTGSGFTSLLMERLSVDYGKKSKLEFSIYPAPQISTAVVEPYNAILTTHTTLEHSDCAFMVDNEAIYDICRRNLDIERPTYTNLNRLIGQIVSSITASLRFDGALNVDLTEFQTNLVPYPRIHFPLATYAPVISAEKAYHEQLSVSEITNACFEPANQMVKCDPRHGKYMACCLLYRGDVVPKDVNAAIATIKTKRTIQFVDWCPTGFKVGINYQPPTVVPGGDLAKVQRAVCMLSNTTAIAEAWARLDHKFDLMYAKRAFVHWYVGEGMEEGEFSEAREDMAALEKDYEEVGTDSVDGGEEGEEGEEY from the exons ATG aggGAATGTATCTCAGTGCACGTTGGACAGGCTGGAGTGCAGATTGgcaatgcatgctgggagttGTACTGTCTGGAGCATGGAATCCAGCCGGACGGACAGATGCCCAGTGATAAGACCATTGGTGGAGGAGATGATTCCTTCAACACCTTCTTCAGTGAGACTGGGGCTGGGAAACACGTCCCCCGTGCTGTGTTCGTTGACCTGGAGCCCACCGTCATTG ACGAGGTGAGGACAGGAACCTACAGACAGCTTTTCCATCCAGAACAACTGATCACAGGCAAGGAAGACGCAGCAAATAACTACGCCCGTGGTCATTACACTATTGGCAAGGAGATCATCGACCTGGTGCTGGACAGAATCCGCAAGCTG GCCGATCAATGCACAGGACTCCAGGGCTTCCTTATCTTCCACAGTTTTGGAGGTGGCACCGGTTCTGGCTTCACCTCCTTGCTGATGGAACGTCTCTCTGTTGACTACGGCAAGAAGTCCAAACTGGAATTCTCCATCTACCCAGCTCCTCAGATCTCCACAGCTGTGGTTGAACCATACAACGCCATCCTGACCACCCACACCACACTTGAGCACTCTGACTGTGCTTTCATGGTGGATAATGAGGCCATTTATGATATCTGCCGCAGGAACCTGGATATTGAACGTCCAACCTATACTAACCTGAACCGTCTGATTGGCCAGATTGTGTCATCAATCACAGCCTCCCTTAGATTTGATGGAGCTCTAAATGTGGACCTGACAGAGTTCCAGACCAACCTGGTGCCCTATCCCCGTATCCACTTCCCATTGGCCACTTACGCCCCTGTTATCTCTGCAGAGAAGGCTTATCATGAGCAGCTTTCTGTATCTGAGATAACCAATGCTTGCTTTGAGCCAGCCAACCAGATGGTGAAATGTGACCCCCGTCATGGCAAATACATGGCTTGCTGCTTGCTCTACAGAGGTGATGTGGTGCCCAAGGATGTCAATGCAGCTATTGCCACCATCAAGACCAAGCGTACCATCCAGTTTGTGGACTGGTGCCCAACAGGTTTCAAAGTTGGTATCAACTACCAGCCTCCCACTGTGGTACCCGGTGGAGATCTGGCCAAGGTACAGCGTGCCGTGTGCATGTTGAGTAACACAACAGCCATCGCAGAGGCCTGGGCTCGTCTGGACCACAAGTTTGACCTGATGTATGCCAAGCGTGCCTTTGTGCACTGGTATGTGGGAGAGGGAATGGAGGAAGGAGAATTCTCTGAGGCCCGAGAGGACATGGCTGCTCTGGAGAAGGATTATGAAGAAGTTGGCACTGACAGCGTGGATGGaggagaagagggagaggagggagaagaATATTAA